The Rhodothermus profundi genome segment CCATGCCAGCGGTGCATTGCCCTGGTACAGTATCGGGAAATCCAGCCACGAACTCAAGCGGTAGGCCGGGTCTTTTACCGGGTTCGGCCTCCGAACGATTCGTTTCCCTGCAAGGATTAATCCAATTTACCCTTTATCTCCTCCGCATTTTTTCCCTCTAAAATTGATTTTCTCAGCAAAAATATCCCCACTATCTGCGCCAGAGTGCTCACCTTGTTCAGGCATAGGCTCGGGTGGTTTAGGCGAGGCCTCATCCATTCACCCCAACCGTATAAAGTACCATGAAGCGATTGGCTAAACTGATGATGTTGCTGGCGATTCCGGCGTTGCTGGCCGGAGGCTCGCTGGCGCTGACGGGCTGCAGCTCGGATGCCCTGACGGGTCCGGTTGTTATGGAGAGCGGAGGGAACAATGGTGGTGGTTCAACCACCATTGGTGGGGACCATAACAACTATGGTGGTAACAATGGTGGTGGTTCGACCACGATTGGTGGTGATCACAACAACTGAGCACTAGGCCAGCGTTTTTCTTATTCCCGGCCTCTTTCGAGAGGCCGGGTTTTTTATTGCCTCAGGTAGGCATGGAAGGGTATTTTGCTGGAAAGGCCGTACGTACCCTGCAGAGATGGCGTGCAGTGACGTCTGTTTTGCGCTGGTGGGATCGGTGCCCCACAACAGCCGAGCACTTCGCCAGCTCCGAGCGCTGGCCCAGCTTGGCCTCTCCATTGAGGCGTTTGGCGTAGGACCGCCGGTTGCGCTGCCTGCCGACCTACAGTCCAGCGTACGGTATCATTCCCTGCCGCTTCCTGAAGGGCAAGGTCCTCGTTTTTTCTGGCAACTACACCGGCAATTCCTGCGCGTTCTTCGCTCCTGCCAGGCCCGCATTTACCATGCAGGTGATCTGTATGTGCTGCCTGCGCTGGCCCGTACAGCCCGTCGCTTTGGTGGACGGCTGGTCTTTGATGCCCGGGAACGGTACCCCTACGTTGCCAGCACGGCAGGTCGTCCGCTACGCCAGCGTTTCTGGAAGCTGGTAGAGCGTCATTATATACGCCAGGCTGATCTTGTGCTGACCGTCAGCGAAGGAATAGCCGTCCATCTGGTGCATGACTATGGCATTGCGTCCCCGTTGGTCCTGTACAATGCGCCTGAGGCGCCGGCCCCAACCGTTCAGACTACTTCCCTGCGGCAACACCTTCAGCTTCCCGACCACCTTGTACTTTTTCTCTATCAGGGCCATTTACGGCCTGGCAGAGGTTGTTTATTGCCGCTTGAAGCGTTGCCCGAGGTGCCAGAGGCTGCGCTGGTCTATCTGGGGGATGGACCGTTGGCCCCGGTTATCCGAGAGCGCGCAACCACCCTGGGCGTAGCCGACCGCGTGCACCTGTTACCACCGGTACTACCCGATAAGCTGCTGCCTGTTACTGCTTCGGCTGACGTAGGGCTTGTGCTGCTTGAAGATACTTGCCTGAACCACCGGCTGGCGCTCCCTAACAAGCTTTTTGAATACCTGGCAGCCGGTCTTCCCGTGCTGGCCAGCAACCTGCCTGAACTCCGCCGTGTGGTGGAAACCTACGGGGTAGGCTATGTCGTTGACACTCCCAATCTCGAAGCGCTTACGGCCGCCATGCGGCAGCTGTGCGGAGATCCCGCCCTGCGACGCAGGTTGGCGGCCCGTACCAGCGCTGCGTTTGCCGCCCATAGCTGGGCCCGCCTGGCTCCCCGTTTTCAAGAAGCCTACCAGAAACTGCTATGCGACGTTCAACCTACCTGTGCTGGCTGAGCCTGACCGTCCTGCTTCCTCTGACGGCGCAGGCCCAATCTTCACTGTTTGATCCGGCGATCATGGCCCCTATCGGCTGGCAACGAGTCGAAGAGGCCATGGCAGCAGCCGCGCAAAGTGGAAAAAAAGTGCTTATTGACATTTCGGCCCCCTGGTGCCCCTGGTGCCGTCGGATGCAAAAAGAAGTCTATGCCGACTCGGCCGTGGTCGCCTATCTGAAAGCCCACTTTGAATACGCTCGGCTCAACGGCGAAGACACCGCCCGCAAACTTACCTTTCGTGGCTATGAGCTGACCGAGGCAGAGCTTGCTCAGGCGCTCGGGCTGTCTGGATATCCTACTACCGTCTTTCTGGAGCCAGACGGCACGTACATCACACGGGTGCCTGGTTTTGTGCCGACCGAGACGTTCCTGCAGATCTTACGTTTTATTGGTTCCGAAGCGTACCGAACCCAGAGTTTCGAGGAATTTATGGAGCAACAACGCTAAAAAAATAGCGGTGCCCGGGCCTTTCCGCCCGGGCACCGCCTACGTCCTTTTCCTGCTTACGCGTTATTTTCCTCTTTTTTCAGGTAGCCTTCCTGATAGAGATAGGCCAGAATTTTCTCCACGCACTGCTCGACCGTCTCCTCCGTGGTGCGGCAAACAATTTCAGGGTTTGAGGGCGGCTCATACGGATCGTCGATGCCCGTAAAGCCTTTGATGATCCCAGCGCGGGCTTTTGCGTAGAGGCCTTTGACGTCGCGCTGCTCACACACTTCCAGGGGCGTATCGACAAAGACCTCGATGTAGCCGCCGAAGCTGCTGATGAGCTGCCGGTTGTACTGCCGGTCTGCTTCGTAGGGCGCAATGGGAGCGCAGATCGCAATGCCACGATGTTTGGTAATTTCACTGGCTACGTACCCGATGCGCCGCACGTTAATTGACCGATCTTCCCGGGAAAAGCCCAGCCCTTTGCTCAGGTGCGTGCGCACGACGTCGCCATCAAGCAGCGTCACGGGACGCCCGGTCAGCTCCAGGAGGCGGGTCATGAGCGCATTGGCAATGGTGGACTTACCGGAGCCCGACAGCCCCGTAAAGAATACCGTGAATCCCTGTTGATGACGCGGAGGATGCGTGCGGCGCAGCTCAGCCACCACCTCAGGATAGGAGAACCATTCGGGAATTTCTTCGCCTTCGGCCAGCCGGCGCCGCAGCTCCGTCCCTGAGATACTGAGCGTCCGCTCTCCTTCTTTGACTTCGTCGATGGGTTTGTACGTGTCCTGGTCTGGCAGGTAGACCATCAGTTTGAAGGGAACCACGCCAATGCCCAGCTCCTCCTGGTACTGCTGAACCAGCTCCTGGGCATCATAGGGCCCGTAGAATGGCTTGCCGCTGGAGTCTTTTCCGGGCCCTGCATGGTCACGGCCAATAATCAGGTGGGTGCAACCATAGTTCTTGCGAATGATTGCGTGCCAGACCGCTTCGCGGGGTCCGCCCATGCGCATAGCCAGCGGCAGCAGGCTCAGCATGGCCCGCCCTTCGGGATAGTACTTGAGCAGTTTCCGGTAGCAACGCACGCGCGTGTAGTAATCGATATCCCCGGGCTTCGTCATGCCCACGACCGGATGAATGAGCAAATGGCCCCCTACTTCTTCGGCTGCACGGTCGGTCAGTTCTTTGTGGGCCCGGTGCATGGGATTACGGGTCTGAAAGGCTACGATACGCTCCCATCCCCGTCGTTCAAATTCGGCGCGTAGCTGCGCAGGCGTATGCCGCAGTTCTTTAAAGTCGTAATGCACCGGAAGCTGCACGCCTTTGAGCGTACCGCCGACGTAATATTCGCCCGCTTCGTGCATCAGGTAGGCCACGGCTGGATGCTCTGTGCTGGTAGTACCAAAAACCAGTCGGGCCTCCCGCTCTTTATCTGGTTTCCAGACATCTTCGACCTGCATTACGGCCAGCAGCAGACCGGTCTGATCCCGCAACGCTACTTCATCGCCTGGATTCAGCGTGCGGGCTACGTCTGCCGAGACGTCCAGCGTGATCGGCATGGGCCATAGCACGCCGCTTTGCAGCCGCATCTCTTCAACGACCCGCTCGTAGTCGGCCCGGTTCAGAAAGCCTCGCAGCGGCGAAAAGCCTCCATTGAGCAGCAGCTCTATGTCACAGAGCTGCCGAGGCGTAAGGGTAAGCGATGGAAGCGTCAGGGCTTTTTCCTTGAGCGTCTCGCGTTCTGCCTCCGGAACAATCAGCTCACAGAGAGCGCCACCATGTGGCTCAATAAGTGTCGTCGTGGACATCGGTACGTTTACTCAGGTTTGGTTAAACAGAAGGTAGGTTTACAGCCAGATCCATGCGATCATCGTTAGCCCAACTGCAAAAACCAGAGCAGCAACCGGAGTGCCAGCTTTCAGATAATCGCGGAAGCGATAGCCTCCGGCCGACATCACCATCAGGTTCGTCTGGTAGCCGATCGGGGTCAGAAAGCTGGCCGAGGCCGCTACGGCGACGGTAATTGCAAAAGCTCGGGGTTCCAGCCCCAGCTCGCCTGCCACAGCGAGCGCAACGGGCAGCATGAGCGCAGCGGCCGCGTTGTTGGTAAACAGTTCGGTTAGCGCCATGGTAACCAGATAGAGCACGGCCAGCGCAGCCACTGGTCCCAGGTCGGCCGTCATCGCCACCAGACCATGGCCGAGCGCAGCAGCCAGTCCGGAGCGATCGACGGCCTGTCCGATTCCCAGCGCAGCCGCAATCACCACCAGCACCTGTAGATCAAGCGCCTGCCGGGCTTCACGGCCTGAAAGGCAACGCGTCAGCACCATCCCCAGGGCGGCTGCAAAGGCTGCCGTTACCAGCGGCACCCATCCCAGCGCGGCCAGCAACACCATGCCCGCAAAAATGGCCAGGGCTACGGGCGCGTGGCGGGGACGCGGCCGGGGCCGTTCCGGACTGCGTGGAGCGACCAGGTAAAACTCATCGCGCCGGGCGTTCCAGCGGCGGTCAAAACCATTTCGGGCTTCAATCAGCAGCAGGTCGCCCGCTTCAATAGGAATGCGCCCAAGCGATCCGACAATGCGCTGACCTTGCCGCTGAATGCCCAGTACTACGCCGCCATATTGCTCGCGGAACTGCACCTCCCGAAGCGTCTTGCCTACCAGTGTCGAGGAAGGCGCCACCACTGCTTCAAACAGCGGGAGCGTCTGCGTCGCGTTCTCTTCCACAGAAGGCAGCGCCCGTTCCAGTCCGTCGCGTTCCAACAACTGTTCGATCATTCGGGCAGAGCCGACAAATGTCAGGACATCCCCGCCTTGCAGCACCTGCTCTGGAGCCGCCGGGATCACCCGTCCACTGCGTCGGATGTGCACCAGGTAGGCTTCCCCCAGCGCACGCAGCCCTGCTTCCTCTACGGTTTTGCCCTCCAGAGTGCCGGCCGGAGTAACGCGCAGCTCAAACAGGCACTCTCGCAATCCCTCCTCAAAGTCTCCCTGCTCACGCCGACGATCGGGCAGCAGGCGATGACCGAGCAGGGTAAAAAACAGGATGACCGCCACGGCCACCGGCAGCCCGACCCAGGTCAGGTCGAACAGGCGCAGTCCGGGAAGGCCAGCCTGAATCATCAGGCCCGAGATGACCAGGTTGGTAGAGGTGCCGATCAACGTAATCATTCCCCCTACAATCGCTGCATAGGAGAGTGGAATGAGCAGCTTAGAGGGGGCTAGGTTATGCCGCGCGGCCCACTGCTGCACCCGCGGCATAAGCATGGCAACGATTGGCGTATTGTTCAAAAAGGCAGAAAGCGCTGAAACAGGTACCATAATCCGAAAAACGGCCCGCGCGGTAGACGGCCGCTGCGGGAAGAGGAGGCGGTCCACAAAGGCCAGGGCTTCGGTGCGTTGGAGTCCGGCCGCGACCACAAACAGGGCCGCAATGGTTAGCACGGCTGGATTCGAAAAGCCTGCGAACGCTTCCTGCGGGGTGAGCACGCCGGTGAGCAGCAGCAATCCCAGCGTTCCCAGAAAGATCAGGTCAGGACGCGCCACCTCCCGCACCAGCGCCACGACCATCGCGGCGATGGCTGCCAGCGTAATCCAGGCCTGCCATCCCAGCGCCTCCATACCCCGATCCTCCTACAACATCCCATCATGAGCTGTGGGCTGCTTCCAGTCCCAGCCGCTGTTTAAAGTATTCCAGCGTGCGACGCAGTCCTTCGCGTCGGCTCACCCTGGGTTCCCAGCCGAGTACCCGGCGCGCCAGGGATATGTCAGGCTGGCGCACTTTTGGGTCATCGGCTGGCAGCGGTTTAAAAACGATCTCACTTTTGCTACCGGTCAGCTCGATAATCTCCCGCGCAAACTCCAGAATGGAGATTTCCTCAGGATTGCCAATATTGACAGGTCCTACGTAATCACTCATAAGCAGGCGATAAATACCTTCGACCAGATCATCAATGTACTGGAAGGAGCGCGTCTGGCTACCGTCTCCGTAGACCGTAAGGGGCTCGCCCTTGAGTGCTTGCGTCATAAATGTGGGCAGCGCCCGCCCATCGTCGAGCCGCATGCGGGGGCCATAGGTGTTGAAAATCCGCACAATGCGCACGTCGACCCCGTGATAGCGATGGTAGGCCATGGTCATGGCCTCGGCAAAGCGCTTGGCCTCGTCATACACCCCGCGCAACCCGACGGGATTCACGTTGCCCCAGTAGTCTTCAGGCTGCGGATGCACCAGCGGATCGCCGTAGACTTCACTCGTGGAGGCCAGCAGAAAGCGCGCCCCCTTGGCCTTGGCCAGCCCAAGCGCTTTATGCGTGCCCAGCGCCCCTACTTTAAGGGTCTGAATGGGATACTTGAGATAATCGACCGGCGAAGCAGGGCTGGCAAAGTGCAGGACATAGTCGAGCGGTCCTTCCACATAAATGAAGTTGGTGACATCGTGCTGAATAAAGTGGAACCGCTCGTGCCCGATCAAATGCGCAATATTGTCCGGGGAGCCCGTAATGAAGTTATCCATGCAGATCACTTCGTGGCCTTCGGCCAGAAACCGCTCGCACAGGTGTGAGCCGATGAATCCGGCGCCCCCCGTGATCAGCGTACGCGGTGGACGACTCATGCGCTTGTCTTTCCGTCGGTTGTGCTGGCCAGGAGTGCAGGATCCGGGTTGGTATGCGGCGGGTAGTGCGGCCGGCCAATGGAGTAGTATTCAAAGCCCATGGCGGCCATGCGCTTGGGATGATACAGGTTGCGGCCATCAAAAATCAGAGGCCGCGCCATACGGTCGCGCATCCGCTGAAAATCAGGACGACGGAACTCGTTCCATTCCGTGCAGATGACGAGCGCCTCGGCCCCTTCGAGCGCTTCATACATGCTCCGGGCGTACCGGATCGCATCGCCAAAAACAGCCCGCGTATTTTCCATAGCCTCCGGATCGAAAACCACAATATCGGCGCCATGCTCCAACAGCTTCCGGATGATGACATGCGAAGGCGCTTCGCGCACGTCATCGGTGTTGGCCTTGAAGGCCAGTCCCCAGATGGCCAGCCGCCGCCCTTCAAGCTGCCCGTCAAACCGCTCGTAGACGCGCTCGGCCAACAGGCGACGCTGGCGCTCGTTGACGTCCAGCACCGCCTTTAGAATTTGAAATGCATAGCCGTGTTCTTCGGCCGTACGGGCCAACGCCTTGACATCTTTCGGGAAGCAGCTTCCCCCAAAACCGATACCGGCATAGAGAAATTGCTTCCCGATACGGCTGTCCAACCCGATGCCGCGGCGCACCTCATCGACGTTGGCGCCAACGCGCTCGCACACGTTGGCTATTTCATTCATAAAGGTAATTTTGGTCGCCAGAAACGCATTGGCCGCATACTTGGTCATTTCCGAGCTGCGCTCGTCCATCACCAGAATAGGGTTCCCCTGGCGCACGAACGGCTCGTAAAGCTGCGTCATGATCTCCGCGGCGCGCGGACTGCGCGTGCCGATAATCACGCGCTCCGGCTTCATGAAATCGTCAACCGCCACTCCTTCCCGGAGAAACTCGGGATTCGACACCACATCGAACTGCTCGCCCGGAGTCAGCCCGTACGACTCAAAGATTTCCCGCACGCGGTCTGCCGTTCCGACA includes the following:
- a CDS encoding glycosyltransferase; translation: MACSDVCFALVGSVPHNSRALRQLRALAQLGLSIEAFGVGPPVALPADLQSSVRYHSLPLPEGQGPRFFWQLHRQFLRVLRSCQARIYHAGDLYVLPALARTARRFGGRLVFDARERYPYVASTAGRPLRQRFWKLVERHYIRQADLVLTVSEGIAVHLVHDYGIASPLVLYNAPEAPAPTVQTTSLRQHLQLPDHLVLFLYQGHLRPGRGCLLPLEALPEVPEAALVYLGDGPLAPVIRERATTLGVADRVHLLPPVLPDKLLPVTASADVGLVLLEDTCLNHRLALPNKLFEYLAAGLPVLASNLPELRRVVETYGVGYVVDTPNLEALTAAMRQLCGDPALRRRLAARTSAAFAAHSWARLAPRFQEAYQKLLCDVQPTCAG
- a CDS encoding thioredoxin family protein; protein product: MRRSTYLCWLSLTVLLPLTAQAQSSLFDPAIMAPIGWQRVEEAMAAAAQSGKKVLIDISAPWCPWCRRMQKEVYADSAVVAYLKAHFEYARLNGEDTARKLTFRGYELTEAELAQALGLSGYPTTVFLEPDGTYITRVPGFVPTETFLQILRFIGSEAYRTQSFEEFMEQQR
- a CDS encoding bifunctional sulfate adenylyltransferase/adenylylsulfate kinase, producing the protein MSTTTLIEPHGGALCELIVPEAERETLKEKALTLPSLTLTPRQLCDIELLLNGGFSPLRGFLNRADYERVVEEMRLQSGVLWPMPITLDVSADVARTLNPGDEVALRDQTGLLLAVMQVEDVWKPDKEREARLVFGTTSTEHPAVAYLMHEAGEYYVGGTLKGVQLPVHYDFKELRHTPAQLRAEFERRGWERIVAFQTRNPMHRAHKELTDRAAEEVGGHLLIHPVVGMTKPGDIDYYTRVRCYRKLLKYYPEGRAMLSLLPLAMRMGGPREAVWHAIIRKNYGCTHLIIGRDHAGPGKDSSGKPFYGPYDAQELVQQYQEELGIGVVPFKLMVYLPDQDTYKPIDEVKEGERTLSISGTELRRRLAEGEEIPEWFSYPEVVAELRRTHPPRHQQGFTVFFTGLSGSGKSTIANALMTRLLELTGRPVTLLDGDVVRTHLSKGLGFSREDRSINVRRIGYVASEITKHRGIAICAPIAPYEADRQYNRQLISSFGGYIEVFVDTPLEVCEQRDVKGLYAKARAGIIKGFTGIDDPYEPPSNPEIVCRTTEETVEQCVEKILAYLYQEGYLKKEENNA
- a CDS encoding SLC13 family permease, which codes for MEALGWQAWITLAAIAAMVVALVREVARPDLIFLGTLGLLLLTGVLTPQEAFAGFSNPAVLTIAALFVVAAGLQRTEALAFVDRLLFPQRPSTARAVFRIMVPVSALSAFLNNTPIVAMLMPRVQQWAARHNLAPSKLLIPLSYAAIVGGMITLIGTSTNLVISGLMIQAGLPGLRLFDLTWVGLPVAVAVILFFTLLGHRLLPDRRREQGDFEEGLRECLFELRVTPAGTLEGKTVEEAGLRALGEAYLVHIRRSGRVIPAAPEQVLQGGDVLTFVGSARMIEQLLERDGLERALPSVEENATQTLPLFEAVVAPSSTLVGKTLREVQFREQYGGVVLGIQRQGQRIVGSLGRIPIEAGDLLLIEARNGFDRRWNARRDEFYLVAPRSPERPRPRPRHAPVALAIFAGMVLLAALGWVPLVTAAFAAALGMVLTRCLSGREARQALDLQVLVVIAAALGIGQAVDRSGLAAALGHGLVAMTADLGPVAALAVLYLVTMALTELFTNNAAAALMLPVALAVAGELGLEPRAFAITVAVAASASFLTPIGYQTNLMVMSAGGYRFRDYLKAGTPVAALVFAVGLTMIAWIWL
- a CDS encoding UDP-glucuronic acid decarboxylase family protein, which codes for MSRPPRTLITGGAGFIGSHLCERFLAEGHEVICMDNFITGSPDNIAHLIGHERFHFIQHDVTNFIYVEGPLDYVLHFASPASPVDYLKYPIQTLKVGALGTHKALGLAKAKGARFLLASTSEVYGDPLVHPQPEDYWGNVNPVGLRGVYDEAKRFAEAMTMAYHRYHGVDVRIVRIFNTYGPRMRLDDGRALPTFMTQALKGEPLTVYGDGSQTRSFQYIDDLVEGIYRLLMSDYVGPVNIGNPEEISILEFAREIIELTGSKSEIVFKPLPADDPKVRQPDISLARRVLGWEPRVSRREGLRRTLEYFKQRLGLEAAHSS
- a CDS encoding UDP-glucose dehydrogenase family protein, which encodes MKLAIVGTGYVGLVTGTCFAEMGNEVVCVDIDAQKIDKLNRGELPIFEPGLEIYYERNRREGRLHFTTSLEEALPESEVIFLALPTPPGEDGSADLSYVLGVADQIAQWMAAHPETGYKIIVNKSTVPVGTADRVREIFESYGLTPGEQFDVVSNPEFLREGVAVDDFMKPERVIIGTRSPRAAEIMTQLYEPFVRQGNPILVMDERSSEMTKYAANAFLATKITFMNEIANVCERVGANVDEVRRGIGLDSRIGKQFLYAGIGFGGSCFPKDVKALARTAEEHGYAFQILKAVLDVNERQRRLLAERVYERFDGQLEGRRLAIWGLAFKANTDDVREAPSHVIIRKLLEHGADIVVFDPEAMENTRAVFGDAIRYARSMYEALEGAEALVICTEWNEFRRPDFQRMRDRMARPLIFDGRNLYHPKRMAAMGFEYYSIGRPHYPPHTNPDPALLASTTDGKTSA